Part of the Oncorhynchus mykiss isolate Arlee chromosome 12, USDA_OmykA_1.1, whole genome shotgun sequence genome, GGTTATCCATTAAACATATGGTCATACTAAATGCACCACCTGAAAGATTTATTTTCTTACTAAATAAAGATAACATTTGTGTGGATCCCCTTCAGCTCACCTATATTTCATATCCAAAGGCCAAACCATGATGCCAAAAACAATCACATATATGGTAGGCACACACATGAATATAAATTCACCCCGCACTGAGGGTCTGACCTGACCACAGCGGAACAGGGCCTTGGTGTTGTTGGGGTCGATCTTCAGGGCCTTGAGGCCATACTCCAGGGCTTTCAGGGGCCTGTCCAGGCGGAGCTGGGTCAACGACAGGTTGAGGTAGATGGGCAGCTGCCCCGCCACAatgctcctcttctcctcctcaccctccgcCTTCCGATTCCCCAGCAGAGTGACGGCCTGGCCAGACATATGGAGAGGTTATACAgctgaagtcgtaagtttacatacacttaagttggagtcattaaaactcatttttcaaccactccacatatttcttgttaacaaactataggttttggcaagtcggttaggacatctactgtgtgcatgacaatagtaatttttccaacaattgtttacagacagattatttcactgtatcacaattccagtgggtcagaagtttacatacaccaagttgactgtgcctttaaacggctACGAAAATCCCAGAAAACTatgacatggctttagaagcttctgataggctaattgacatcatttgacatAGATTGTTCTTTTTGgtgaaatttcctctggtctgatgaaacaaaaatagaattgtttggccataatgaccatcgttatgtttggaggaaaaaggggaggcttgcaagccgaagaacaccatcccaaccgtgaagcacgggggtggcagcataatttgtgggggtgctttgctgcagtaggtACTGGTGCACCtcagaaaatagatggcatcatgagggaggaaaatgatgtggatatattgaagtaacatctcaagacatcagtcaggaagttaaagcttggttgcaaatgggtcttccaaatggacaatgaccccaagcatacttccaaagttgtggcaaaaaggcataagggcaacaaagtcaaggtattggattggccatcacaaagccctgacctcaatcctatagaaaatttgtgggcagaactgaaaaagcgtgtgtgagcaaggaggccaacaaacctgactcagttacaccagctctgtcaggaggaatgggccaaaattcacccaacttattgtgggaagcttgtggaaggctacctgaaacatttgacccaagttaaacaatttaaaggcaatgctactaaatactaatatatgcaaacttctgacccactgggaatgtgatgaaagaaataaatgctgaaataaatcactctactattattctgacatttcattcttaaaataaagtggtgatcctaactgacctaagacatggaatttttactaggattaaatgccaggaattgtgaaaaactgagtttaaatgtatttggctaaggtgtacgtaaacttccaacTTTAACTGTACATATACATCAATACGTAGAAAGTTATTCACACGTACACTTCTACGTAGACACAGTAGTGCGTGTACAAACTAAACGCACTCATACACACAACAGTGTGCTTGTCAAATTTCACACACACGGCAGTGTGCTTATGAAACTCAACACTTGTGACAGGGAACCAAAACTTAAGCATCACCATCACCCCTCTCATTCATTCACATACATGGAAAGTTGAAGTGATGCTTCATCATAAAATAATGCTGAAACTAAAATGAAGGGGCTCATTCGAGGACATAATATTTAGGACGTGACTGATGCGTTTTTCTGACGCTACCTGCTTGTAGCGATCTTTGGCGTCCTCGAAGCGACTGTGGTTGAAGCAGCGGTTGCCAAAGCTGCGCTCTGTGTCGACCACGTTGAGGAGCATGGACAGAGGAGCCGTGTTCTGCTCCTCCTGGCGGAAGAGAGGGGTTTGGGAGCGGCAGCCAACAAAGTCACAACTAATCCCCAGTAAGCAGAGATGCATGACCTGAAATAGTCCCTTCAGTAAAATTGTACAACCGCAACATGTTTCTGCATCTCTATTTAACCCAATAACATATCTTAGCTCCTTCCACGAGGTAGGTTGACCTTATCTGTTACAAAAAAATCCCCTGGTCCTGGAGGTTATCGCCACCAACTTTGAGAGATACCGCCCTGACTAAATAAAAGGCTCCTAGTGTCCTCACCGGACTCATTGCGAAGAACTCATCCACTTCGGCCGAGTCGAGGAAGTCGAGGACCTGCACCTCGTAGAGCACAGTGGCTACAGGAGGAATGAGTGGAGGGCAGCCCATCGCTCCATAGGCGTACTCAGGCaggaagagaaagcgagagaactcTCCCTTCCTCATGGTCAGAATACCAAGCTCAAGGCCACACAGAGTCACATCTGTAAGGTAAGGCGTATTAATTGTTTATGAAGCCACATATGAAAACCAGTTATCTCCGAGTGCCATAGGCTACAGCTTACCTCTTCCAAGCTTCATCATTCGAGGGTACTTCAGATGGCTGGTGGTCTCAAATGGTCGGTCAGAGTACTCCAAAAATCCAGAGAAATGGACTGAAGGAATATTAGCAGGGGTTCAAATCGGCACAAAAAACATGTGGTGTGTCCCTAAGGTGTGATTGATTGCATTTTGTCCCAATAAATATGTAATACATATGCTTTAGGCTACATTGTAACGTAGGGGTTTAcaaccttttctagcatgagGCCTTCATTGAAAAAATTAAACATGTTGCGAGCCAGAAAAATAATTCTAGCTGTCAAAGAAGCACATTGTTCTTTTCTCCCCTGCAACTCTTCCCCAGGTCAGTAGTTGACATGAGAATGTACTGCACTGTTTTCCCAAATTATGTTCTCTCAGTTGTATCTTTCCAGGTTTTAGATACTTCGATTTTTACTCTCAAAATTTAACATTttcatagagaaacaacaaaatGAAATGTTCTGAGTCCGTGTCAATTGCTAAATCACATCAGAATACTACTTTTTTTAGGTCTGGAATAAAACTAACAAATATATTTCTCAgtgtaattcccctttaattgTGCATCAAGCAAGTGAGAAATGTGCCGGTCTAGAGAAGgttctgtactgctgctgctcatttcaTGGCAAAGTTAATAATAGATACAAATTATATACTTCCTCATGATGTACACtcctgttcaaaagtttggggtcacttagaatgtccttgtttttgaaagaaacaatgtctacactgtatttctgataaatgtgatgttactttaatggacaaaaaaattgcttttctttcaaaaacaaggacatttctaagtgaccccaaacttttgaatggtagtgtacttCTGCCAGGTTAGCAtgcatttaattgagaaggttttggaGATAGTATTTCTGTCAACCCACAAGATGGTTATCACATCAAAAGGATacacacagagtgacagagaaatgtgtgcaccacacagacagaagggGGCATAATTGCTGGAAATTAATTGTCAGATATTGGGTTAGgtttggctttttaagccaatagtggctaactggggtgggataatgtcaatgttgCATTGATCagatcagggtttcccaaacacggtcatgccccccccccccccccccccagctttgattatttgaatcaattGTGTAGCGCTAGGGCAAACCCCCTGGATTAGATAGTAGCTGGGAGCTTGAAGTGTCTGATACTGGTCAAATTGCATatactttcagaattgtttggcaagctactcataggtgggctgTGAGCTACTGGTAGCTCACGATTGACCTCTTGGAGACCCCTGTGGTAAGGGAACCTAAAGAAAGGAGTATTATTTGAAGGTACTTGACACAGATGAATCTCTTGGCACTGGTGGGCCTTCTCCAGGTTGGACCACTTCCTTCAGGATCCCTCCATCGCCCAAGATGTCCTGCATCTGCTGGCCGAGGCGGTGGAAAGGGCTCTGACAACAATAGACACAAGTTTTAAAGTTAACACCATCCCTGACCCTTtgttgattattttttttttgaagGGTTGAACACAAAGGGCACAAAAAAACGAGTTGTCAAAACACCGTTTTATATATTAGATAAATAGCTAGTTGAAAATAAATTCTGCAAGGTGGCACATGGAGCAAAAATAATTTGCGTGACAGAGATCAAGCTCGCAAGGCTGCTGCAGCAGCACAATATATGTGGCTAGTCTTtgctagttagcttgctagcgAGAAAACTACGCACACAGATTTCTATACATTTATTTAATACAACTTAAAGTGTAGCCAATCCTCAATAGATTGGTATATGAAACCTCCCTATTGATATGAAGGTGTGAAGTTTAGCAAATAACTGTTAACATGTTGAGATCACATGATGTAGCTAACTCGCTGGCGATAACTAGCCATAGCCATATTTTGACACTGGCTAGCCTCCCATTCATCTCTTTACCGGAGTATGTGCCAGCGCGTGGGGATCCAAAAACTGCTGAATTCTGGTCGACAGTCCGTTCGCTGACATCATTTCATCGAAAGATGATTGCAAATTTAAATTACACTGTGCTAGCATTTAACTCTATAAATAATTTGGGTAGCTTGCCGGGACAGATTTCCCACAACGAATGTAGCCAGAGGGTCATTAGGGTCACCCCACGTGAGGCGCAACAGAGATTCTGGTCACAGattttctaaacccagaggcgtaACATCCTATGACTTCCGGGAACTTTTGCGAAGCAGACCAGGCTTGATTTTGGGGTTTGAGAAGTTaagaagatttttttttttaaatcttcctTAGTTGTTAATTGTCTTGAAATCTAATGGCACAACCTATACTAGTAGTTGAACGTGGTTTTACTCCAACCTGGTGAAATTACAAACTGACACGTTTGCGTTgtcgtcaaaaacaactttataatGGAGTGACGTTGATTTGATGGCCTGCATATGCACAGTTCGGTGCGAGACTTTTAGACCAGATTACGTGGTTCTACGCATAAATGTAGCTTGCCAACGTCGCCGTGAttcgcctacaagtgtgatctGGGATTTCTTCAAAC contains:
- the fkbp6 gene encoding inactive peptidyl-prolyl cis-trans isomerase FKBP6 isoform X1; translated protein: MLAQCNLNLQSSFDEMMSANGLSTRIQQFLDPHALAHTPSPFHRLGQQMQDILGDGGILKEVVQPGEGPPVPRDSSVSIHFSGFLEYSDRPFETTSHLKYPRMMKLGRDVTLCGLELGILTMRKGEFSRFLFLPEYAYGAMGCPPLIPPVATVLYEVQVLDFLDSAEVDEFFAMSPEEQNTAPLSMLLNVVDTERSFGNRCFNHSRFEDAKDRYKQAVTLLGNRKAEGEEEKRSIVAGQLPIYLNLSLTQLRLDRPLKALEYGLKALKIDPNNTKALFRCGQMFQPEGFPQAYLELFDFEKAQDYLTMAQANKPFDVDINNLLRKLAIHYKDCLDKEKELCSKMFADFVKK
- the fkbp6 gene encoding inactive peptidyl-prolyl cis-trans isomerase FKBP6 isoform X2, whose amino-acid sequence is MLAQCNLNLQSSFDEMMSANGLSTRIQQFLDPHALAHTPSPFHRLGQQMQDILGDGGILKEVVQPGEGPPVPRDSSVSIHFSGFLEYSDRPFETTSHLKYPRMMKLGRDVTLCGLELGILTMRKGEFSRFLFLPEYAYGAMGCPPLIPPVATVLYEVQVLDFLDSAEVDEFFAMSPEEQNTAPLSMLLNVVDTERSFGNRCFNHSRFEDAKDRYKQAVTLLGNRKAEGEEEKRSIVAGQLPIYLNLSLTQLRLDRPLKALEYGLKALKIDPNNTKALFRCGQAYLELFDFEKAQDYLTMAQANKPFDVDINNLLRKLAIHYKDCLDKEKELCSKMFADFVKK